In the genome of Bradysia coprophila strain Holo2 unplaced genomic scaffold, BU_Bcop_v1 contig_232, whole genome shotgun sequence, one region contains:
- the LOC119076804 gene encoding histone-lysine N-methyltransferase ash1 codes for MNNKDEISNKTDSDSSDTSDSEEASESSSESSSSSSHDDSSKKKKVPQTQQFSVMRSDTGGLRMKISAVPATSTHSNNNNESSKHVNASNKNHKYHKKQSVGHKQKRRENDSSSSCCSECSDSGSDSSSATNNHTTKRSNKSSNFKRTTTSSDSDSSDDVDSDDGSRFSKINLTSGRPNVKANSKVNQATDAADGASSSDMELPALVSAAIQRVESFSDGENSKTDPIPQYTSTLLRDFMVKTQMMGSTFATAGSAASDKKENRQFDGSRWQNCSKDIKTESPQLSESVPPKRKRGRPKKQVPLVVNVGLATTTSESPDSGITSTPHSPVLTSVESGSKASHNQRNKPQPKKLESSTSMPKLNITSLEKSIYATERVLYPPRRKKRDVSVSSAPKPVLSEDLLDPVWRKIDINKKFRRPSVSGYKSDGGCSTVCSKVLVARCNNVSGDYGGVSQRSLSGYKSDYSCKSKRSGYKSDYSVKAKSCGYRTDSGMKNRKRVRKKRRLKSLCSKSPVNDLDILQLAGLSLGQSEDSSRDSLNRSSSNLLSKSNFRKKNKNTILERNTKANTSKDILSSLCERVTKRLSGMDETPPHNSSPTPNNRLSSSSVKNSTSRPGLITCRRMSTVSHCSSRSGGSRMHSRRKHRKRFKSRSRSETVDTNSTKLNMQIEMLTNSFTTLCHINDKSSKTDNSKSKRVVKKRKQSVNSDAANASTTATTSKRRHKKVPQTQSPDDHKLPLKKRLYLLTPGEKLDGKQSAGDSDSLPATSAAHKSSTNTHHAKITTKAITPKKRHLLENQQNATVSSPKSVNSPKHIDFTSTDSTASIVPNVPQKTHHQSRKRSKQEATGTKNQSSNEPTIPKLSNASTRPSVIRPSSTSLPPPGVFESTIDLEVQIPAIPAIITKTEIDSPRTFGEAIAKIVKDEPNSKAERFVETLLNKTGGHLLLRKKRKKANRTGFPTVRKKKKKVDDWSNTETKPTAVQMEVDSVQSTSISADQNSATDDCDRVPKSGETAATFIERNSRPRLSVVSLERLQGKVSNDEEMSAADAVGDAKQSADESNDATVGVKRRRSEVIGRVKQHLKKNIREPRDLSSDNEPLINLISAKKSNNSKSTAKENETKTVPPTNSAENVPTSSRYRRVVSLDKLGADQIKEIERTSKLAIVKLEVLKSDKASISRTRSRSARKLPEPVVKEAEKSKTIDKRKGIKILTARETLLGEQPLADNTLEVAKMTRRLTRDMSAELAKRTRQAANITQNVKVVENCHLREQPKAGEKSKILDKSKATDISKHADKSKVVAGKKTTQSKVLSDPTLADNPKAAKSSKVSTDNSKVVANAIVEDVVKGDAKVTEKSKVNDVNVKDTGKANKSQIGDKVLLIGEPATATTNQDNKPVCIAEKPGAAKKNAKAKDKTTSTLKPLKVSNKNEAATKTDKDSVSTVAPDDNGSKDQDEGPPNLDLEELLVDVTTKISKTGTTEAHGKSKSSKPSASKKATQIEPRKSIDSKSNYQSEFEKSLTDVLAKNVTSKENVDQPVVSPTKPSEHVKTPDSEAPKTIAKPTKGRKRKLSVSSPKEKDSECAVSDSAVKKQKVTSSDAKAEEQVKVANASRKSGSKKRNAKITDKPLTELQPQVIDSMNQNKSIVRKTDAPEAVATNKKSRKVIKQDKVDLLDEEAVTFGDDCDESNVRPFDPLVDLEHDPLPCDEGPKIVEPLSDSDSSKKVTKPKKKYLVAGLFSDYYKRSPKANDKSAARVKETVPEDHRVTLPIPPYCEKYFRRTIQDFELPYDLWYAHQNEKLPGRNSVPSWNFKKLRTNIYGDVRANPSTDQQPCSCKPETACGDDCLNRLMYTECSPKTCPCGDKCQNTKIQRHIVAPGVERFMTQNKGWGVRTKQLLKKSTYLLEYVGEVVTEREFKERMATLYTRDTHHYCLNLDGGLVIDGHRSGSDARFVNHSCSPNCEIQKWSVNGLFRMALFTMRDIQPGEELTYDYNFSLFNPAEGQPCRCETPQCRGVIGGKSQRIKPIEPQVGPNSKSSNNKGKTGRPRKNKANKNQSFMHHKDRLHIAFVHPTSKELLHIKNGNCFLMRNMRKYRQKKVPVSTTAPATLTAQISALRAPRNIRTRGLTIAEHDPTIEKTARIAGILREICEEIGNYKDKGGQYLVTKLNPPTKKKCPEYYEKVEKPIDLSTIESNVEKGHYKLPGSFDEDVLRLFSNVVKFYGLTSPEGLAAQELLGFYTTKKENVYQRLLTIIGDSQLIKSFVPDKPNQLLLNVDPNEDIIQCICGLFRDEGVMIQCAKCLVWQHTECTGADVNAESYLCERCDNRTVDLEIPLNEYTDEGYRYYLTLMRGDLQVHQTDTVYVLRDIPMTPDPDSTDSTSPPKKHTYKTIGKIEYTECDIFRVERLWKDDDGNRFVFGHHYLRPHETYHEPSRKFYQNEVVRVPLYEKVPIDLVMGRCWVLDPTTFCKGRPVDCEESHVYICELRMDKAARLFSKISKQQYPVCTKSYAFNKFEQKLKISRNYLPHHIANATLPKPKKKKNEEQTTARKNSTPIVQLMPIPSKTLNEKRTRLENHLSKLMTKMTSLNEDVQPINLSYLLTGRGARRRANVTTNVPT; via the exons ATGAACAACAAAgatgaaatttcgaacaaaaccgATTCAGACTCTTCCGATACATCGGATTCAGAGGAG GCTTCGGAGTCATCATCTGAAAGCAGTAGCAGTTCCAGTCACGATGATTCGTCCAAGAAGAAGAAGGTGCCTCAGACACAACAGTTTAGTGTTATGCG TTCCGATACGGGCGGTCTTCGAATGAAAATATCGGCTGTTCCTGCAACGTCAACGCACTCGAACAATAATAACGAGTCCAGTAAGCATGTGAATGCTTCcaacaaaaatcataaatacCACAAAAAACAGTCCGTCGGCCACAAGCAGAAGCGTCGCGAAAATGACTCCAGTTCGTCGTGTTGCTCTGAATGTTCGGATTCTGGCAGTGATTCCAGTTCGGCCACAAATAATCACACAACAAAACGATCGAACAAATCATCGAACTTCAAACGGACAACGACCAGTTCCGATTCGGACTCTAGCGATGACGTTGATTCGGATGATGGATcgagattttcgaaaatcaatttgactTCGGGTCGACCGAATGTGAAAGCGAATAGTAAAGTGAACCAGGCGACAGATGCTGCAGACGGTGCCAGTTCAAGTGATATGGAACTGCCGGCTTTGGTCAGTGCTGCCATTCAACGAGTGGAAAGTTTTTCGGATggtgaaaattcgaaaaccgATCCGATTCCACAGTATACGTCAACGCTGCTACGAGATTTTATGGTGAAAACGCAAATGATGGGATCCACGTTTGCAACGGCAGGATCTGCAGCaagtgacaaaaaagaaaatcgtcaATTCGATGGCAGTCGATGGCAAAACTGCAGCAAAGATATTAAGACTGAATCTCCGCAATTGTCCGAATCGGTGCCACCGAAACGAAAGCGGGGTCGCCCAAAAAAACAAGTGCCATTGGTGGTGAATGTCGGCTTAGCTACAA CTACCAGCGAATCACCAGATTCCGGAATAACATCGACGCCACACAGTCCTGTACTAACGAGTGTTGAAAGTGGAAGCAAAGCGTCACATAATCAACGCAACAAACCGCAGCCGAAAAAATTAGAATCCTCAACGTCGATGCCTAAGCTGAACATAACAAGTTTGGAGAAAAGTATTTACGCCACCGAACGGGTTCTGTATCCACCGAGACGGAAGAAGCGCGATGTCAGCGTTTCATCGGCACCGAAGCCAGTATTATCGGAAGATTTGCTAGACCCGGTGTGGCGAAAGATCGATATTAATAAGAAGTTTCGTCGGCCCAGCGTTAGTGGGTACAAAAGTGATGGTGGATGTAGCACAGTTTGCAGCAAAGTGTTAGTAGCCCGATGTAATAACGTTAGTGGTGATTACGGTGGTGTGAGCCAGCGATCGTTGTCGGGCTACAAAAGTGATTACAGTTGTAAAAGCAAACGCAGTGGCTACAAGAGTGACTATAGTGTAAAGGCGAAAAGTTGCGGTTATCGCACCGACAGTGGCATGAAGAATAGGAAACGCGTCCGGAAGAAACGACGACTCAAATCTCTGTGCTCAAAGTCACCGGTAAATGATCTTGACATTTTACAACTGGCAGGCTTGAGCCTTGGCCAAAGTGAGGATAGTAGTCGTGATTCGTTGAACCGATCCAGTAGCAACCTGTTGTCTAAATCGAATTTTCGCAAGAAgaacaaaaacacaattttggAGCGCAACACAAAGGCCAACACCAGCAAAGACATTTTGAGTAGTTTGTGCGAACGGGTCACTAAGCGACTGTCTGGAATGGACGAAACTCCACCACACAATTCGTCGCCCACTCCGAACAATAGATTGAGCAGCAGCTCGGTAAAGAATTCTACGTCGAGACCAGGATTGATAACGTGTCGCCGTATGTCGACAGTGAGTCATTGTAGCAGTCGTTCGGGTGGATCGCGTATGCATTCACGACGAAAACATCGAAAACGATTCAAGTCACGCTCCAGATCCGAAACTGTTGACACAAACTCGACGAAACTGAACATGCAGATCGAAATGCTGACCAACTCGTTCACCACGTTGTGTCACATCAACGACAAATCCAGCAAAACGGACAATTCGAAGTCGAAGCGAGTTgtaaagaaacgaaaacagTCGGTAAATTCCGATGCAGCAAATGCGTCGACAACAGCAACGACGTCGAAGCGTCGACACAAGAAAGTACCACAAACCCAAAGTCCTGATGATCACAAACTGCCGCTGAAAAAGAGACTGTATCTGTTGACGCCCGGCGAAAAGCTAGACGGAAAACAAAGTGCAGGAGACAGTGACAGTTTACCGGCGACTAGTGCGGCTCACAAAAGCTCTACGAATACTCATCATGCTAAGATCACAACGAAAGCCATTACACCAAAAAAACGCCATCTGCTAGAAAATCAACAGAACGCCACGGTTTCTTCACCGAAAAGTGTCAACTCACCGAAGCACATCGATTTCACATCAACCGATTCGACGGCATCGATTGTACCGAATGTTCCGCAGAAAACACACCATCAGTCCAGAAAGCGAAGCAAACAAGAGGCCACCGGTACGAAAAATCAAAGTTCGAACGAGCCAACGATTCCGAAACTGTCCAACGCATCAACCCGTCCATCCGTAATCCGACCGTCATCAACGTCTTTACCTCCACCTGGTGTATTTGAGTCCACCATCGATCTGGAAGTGCAAATACCAGCCATTCCAGCAATCATAACCAAAACGGAAATTGATTCGCCACGGACATTCGGCGAAGCGATTGCAAAAATCGTTAAAGACGAACCGAATTCCAAAGCGGAACGATTTGTCGAAACACTGCTGAACAAAACCGGCGGTCATTTGCTGTTGCGGAAGAAACGTAAAAAAGCCAATCGAACCGGATTCCCCACCGTCcgtaaaaagaagaagaaggtgGACGATTGGAGTAACACCGAAACCAAACCGACAGCAGTGCAAATGGAAGTGGATTCTGTCCAAAGTACATCGATTTCAGCGGATCAGAATTCAGCAACGGACGACTGTGATCGAGTACCGAAATCGGGTGAAACTGCCGCTACATTCATTGAACGAAATTCGCGTCCTCGATTGTCGGTAGTGAGTTTAGAGCGCTTACAAGGCAAAGTGTCGAATGACGAGGAAATGAGTGCTGCTGATGCGGTCGGTGATGCTAAACAAAGTGCTGATGAATCGAACGATGCCACCGTTGGTGTTAAAAGACGACGGAGTGAGGTCATCGGTCGTGTTAAGCAACAcctgaagaaaaatattcgcGAACCGAGGGACTTATCCTCTGATAATGAGCCGCTAATAAATCTAATTTCGGCCAAGAAGTCCAACAATTCCAAGTCAACGGCTAAAGAAAATGAGACAAAGACAGTGCCACCAACGAACTCTGCAGAAAACGTTCCAACTTCAAGCCGCTATCGCAGAGTTGTAAGTCTGGATAAACTGGGTGCCGATCAAatcaaagaaatcgaaagaACGTCAAAGTTGGCAATAGTGAAACTGGAAGTGTTAAAGAGCGATAAGGCCAGCATTTCCAGGACACGATCTCGATCGGCAAGAAAATTACCTGAACCGGTCGTTAAGGAAGCGGAAAAATCGAAGACCATCGATAAGCGGAAGGGAATCAAGATTCTGACCGCTAGAGAAACTTTGCTGGGAGAGCAGCCACTTGCTGATAACACATTGGAAGTGGCAAAAATGACGAGAAGATTGACGAGAGATATGTCTGCCGAGCTTGCTAAAAGAACACGGCAAGCAGCTAACATAACGCAGAATGTAAAAGTTGTGGAAAATTGCCATTTAAGGGAGCAGCCTAAAGCCGgagaaaaatctaaaatcttAGACAAGTCCAAGGCAACAGACATTTCCAAGCATGCGGATAAATCGAAAGTGGTTGCCGGTAAAAAGACTACGCAATCAAAGGTATTGAGTGACCCAACACTGGCAGACAATCCAAAAGCAGCAAAAAGTTCAAAAGTCAGTACAGACAATTCGAAAGTCGTTGCCAATGCGATTGTTGAAGatgtggtgaaaggtgatgCGAAAGTGACCGAAAAATCCAAGGTAAACGACGTGAACGTAAAAGATACCGGCAAAGCGAACAAATCACAAATTGGCGATAAAGTGTTATTGATTGGTGAGCCTGCTACTGCGACTACTAATCAGGATAACAAACCGGTATGCATCGCTGAAAAACCTGGCGCCGCGAAAAAGAATGCAAAAGCTAAAGATAAGACGACCTCAACATTAAAGCCTTTGAAAGTCTCCAACAAAAATGAAGCTGCAACAAAAACTGATAAGGATAGCGTTAGTACCGTTGCACCGGATGACAATGGAAGTAAAGATCAGGATGAGGGTCCACCGAATTTGGATCTAGAAGAATTACTGGTCGATGTGACCACTAAAATATCTAAAACCGGCACCACCGAAGCCCACGGAAAATCCAAAAGTTCAAAACCATCTGCTTCCAAGAAGGCCACACAGATCGAGCCACGAAAATCAATCGATTCGAAGTCCAACTATCAGTCCGAATTTGAAAAGTCTCTGACTGATGTCTTGGCGAAGAATGTGACGTCGAAAGAAAATGTCGATCAGCCTGTGGTGAGTCCGACAAAACCATCGGAACATGTTAAGACGCCAGATTCGGAGGCACCAAAGACAATTGCCAAACCGACAAAAGGACGCAAACGTAAGCTGAGTGTCTCATCGCCCAAAGAGAAGGACAGTGAATGCGCGGTTAGTGACAGTGCagtcaaaaaacaaaaagtcacTTCATCTGATGCCAAGGCTGAAGAGCAAGTTAAAGTTGCGAACGCATCTCGTAAAAGTGGAAGTAAGAAACGCAACGCAAAAATCACCGACAAACCGTTGACCGAGCTTCAACCACAAGTTATTGACTCAATGAATCAGAACAAATCCATTGTCCGAAAGACCGATGCACCCGAAGCGGTAGCTACTAATAAAAAGTCGCGTAAGGTCATCAAGCAAGACAAAGTGGATCTGCTAGACGAAGAGGCAGTCACTTTCGGTGATGATTGCGATGAAAGTAATGTTCGTCCATTCGATCCACTGGTTGACCTGGAACACGATCCTTTACCGTGCGATGAAGGTCCGAAAATTGTGGAGCCGTTAAGCGACAGCGATTCATCCAAGAAAGTTACGAAGCCGAAGAAGAAATATCTGGTCGCCGGTCTATTTTCCGACTACTATAAACGATCGCCCAAAGCGAATGACAAATCTGCGGCACGTGTGAAGGAAACAGTGCCTGAAGATCATCGCGTCACACTGCCAATACCACCATACTGcgagaaatattttcgcaGGACCATTCAAGACTTTGAACTACCCTACGACTTATGGTACGCACATCAAAATGAGAAACTTCCTGGTCGAAATTCAGTGCcgagttggaatttcaaaAAACTTCGAACAAACATCTATGGCGATGTTCGTGCTAATCCGTCGACCGACCAACAACCATGCAGTTGTAAACCAGAAACTGCTTGCGGTGACGATTGCCTGAATCGTTTAATGTACACCGAATGTTCACCGAAGACCTGTCCTTGTGGCGATaaatgtcaaaataccaaaattCAACGACACATCGTGGCGCCGGGTGTTGAACGATTCATGACGCAAAACAAGGGTTGGGGAGTCCGAACAAAGCAGTTGCTGAAGAAAAGTACTTACCTGTTGGAGTATGTCGGCGAAGTGGTGACTGAACGAGAATTCAAAGAACGCATGGCTACGCTGTACACACGAGACACACATCATTATTGCTTGAATTTGGACGGAGGTTTGGTCATCGATGGCCATCGATCCGGTAGTGATGCACGATTTGTCAATCATTCGTGTTCGCCGAATTGTGAGATTCAGAAGTGGTCGGTGAATGGTCTGTTTCGCATGGCATTGTTTACGATGAGAGACATTCAACCCGGTGAAGAGCTTACGTATGACTACAACTTTTCGCTGTTCAATCCGGCCGAAGGCCAACCGTGTCGCTGTGAGACGCCACAATGTCGTGGCGTGATAGGTGGCAAGTCACAGAGGATTAAACCGATTGAACCACAG GTGGGACCAAACAGTAAATCATCCAACAACAAGGGAAAGACCGGCAGACCAAGAAAGAATAAAGCCAACAAAAATCAATCGTTTATGCACCACAAAGATCGTTTACACATCGCCTTCGTACATCCAACATCGAAAGAGTTGCTTCatattaaaaatggaaattgctTTTTGATGCGAAACATGAGAAAG TATCGTCAAAAGAAAGTCCCCGTCAGTACTACAGCTCCAGCCACACTAACTGCACAGATTTCAGCGTTACGAGCTCCTCGTAACATTCGAACAAGAGGTCTCACCATTGCCGAACATGATCCAACGATCGAGAAAACGGCAAGAATCGCTGGTATTCTGCGCGAAATTTGTGAGGAGATCGGAAACTACAAAG ATAAAGGTGGTCAGTATCTGGTCACCAAGCTAAATCCGCCAACGAAAAAGAAGTGTCCCGAGTACTATGAAAAGGTCGAAAAGCCAATTGATCTGTCGACCATTGAATCGAATGTCGAAAAGGGTCACTACAAACTGCCCGGTTCATTCGACGAAGACGTTCTCCGGCTGTTTAGCAACGTTGTCAAATTCTATGGCCTTACGTCTCCCGAAGGTTTGGCTGCACAGGAATTGTTAGGCTTCTAcacaacgaaaaaagaaaatgtttaccaGCGCCTGCTGACCATCATTGGCGATTCGCAACTGATCAAGTCATTTGTACCGGACAAACCGAATCAACTCTTGCTGAATGTTGACCCGAATGAAGATATCATCCAGTGCATTTGCGGTTTGTTCAGGGACGAGGGTGTCATGATTCAATGCGCGAAATGTCTGGTGTGGCAACACACTGAGTGCACCGGTGCCGATGTTAATGCCGAGAGTTATTTGTGCGAACGATGCGATAATCGAACGGTGGATTTGGAAATTCCATTGAACGAGTACACGGACGAGGGCTATCGATACTATTTGACGTTGATGCGTGGCGACCTGCAGGTGCATCAAACGGACACCGTTTACGTATTGCGTGACATTCCAATGACGCCAGATCCGGATTCAACGGATTCGACATCTCCGCCAAAGAAGCACACCTACAAGACGATCGGCAAGATTGAGTACACCGAATGCGATATTTTCCGCGTGGAACGGTTGTGGAAGGATGACGATGGAAATCGGTTTGTGTTCGGTCATCACTATTTGCGGCCGCACGAAACATATCACGAGCCATCGAGGAAATTCTATCAGAACGAGGTGGTCAGAGTGCCATTGTACGAAAAGGTGCCAATTGATTTAGTGATGGGCCGGTGCTGGGTCCTAGATCCGACAACGTTCTGCAAAGGCAGACCCGTCGACTGTGAAGAATCGCATGTGTACATTTGTGAACTGAGAATGGATAAGGCGGCGAgactattttcgaaaatatccAAGCAACAGTATCCGGTCTGCACGAAGTCGTACGCGTTCAACAAATTCGAACAGAAGCTGAAGATTTCGCGCAATTATTTG cCACATCACATTGCCAATGCCACATTACCCAAaccgaagaagaagaagaacgaaGAACAGACCACAGCGCGTAAAAATTCGACTCCGATTGTTCAATTGATGCCAATCCCATCAAAG ACGCTGAACGAAAAACGAACTCGTTTGGAGAACCATCTGTCGAAACTAATGACCAAAATGACATCGCTCAACGAAGATGTGCAACCGATCAATTTGTCATACCTGTTGACTGGACGTGGCGCTCGTCGGCGTGCGAATGTGACAACAAATGTGCCTACCTAG